The following are encoded in a window of Anopheles stephensi strain Indian chromosome X, UCI_ANSTEP_V1.0, whole genome shotgun sequence genomic DNA:
- the LOC118513625 gene encoding chloride intracellular channel exc-4 isoform X5 — translation MDLYLLAELKTISLKVTTVCMQKPPPDFRTNFEATHPPILIDNGLAILENEKIERHIMKSVPGGYNLFVQDKEVATLIENLYSKLKLMLVKKDENKNNSLLVHLKKINDHLAVRGTRFLTGDTMCCFDCELMPRLQHIRVAGKYFVDFDIPKHLTALWRYMYHMYQLDAFTQSCPADQDIINHYKLQQAKGDIKMLKMKKHEELETPTFTTSIPVDLNEQ, via the exons GTGACGACAGTGTGCATGCAGAAACCTCCACCGGATTTTCGTACCAACTTTGAGGCCACTCATCCTCCTATTCTCATAGACAATGGGCTCGCGATACTTGAGAATGAGAAGATTGAGCGACATATTATGAAGTCAGTGCCTGGTGGATACAATCTTTTTGTACAG GACAAAGAAGTGGCCACATTGATAGAAAATTTATATTCCAAGCTAAAATTGATGCTGGTGAAAAAGGATGAGAACAAAAATAACTCGCTGTTGgttcatttgaaaaaaattaacGATCATTTGGCGGTTAGAGGCACTCGCTTTCTCACTGGAGATACGATGTGCTGTTTCGATTGTGAACTTATGCCGCGACTGCAGCATATCAGAGTGGCCGGGAAATATTTTGTCGACTTCGATATTCCG AAACATTTAACGGCTTTGTGGCGGTACATGTACCATATGTATCAGCTAGATGCATTCACGCAGTCTTGTCCCGCCGATCAAGATATCATCAATCACTACAAACTGCAGCAG GCAAAAGGTGACATTAAG atgttgaaaatgaaaaagcaCGAAGAACTGGAGACTCCAACATTCACCACATCGATCCCTGTTGATTTGAACGAACAATAA
- the LOC118513625 gene encoding chloride intracellular channel exc-4 isoform X6 — MDLYLLAELKTISLKVTTVCMQKPPPDFRTNFEATHPPILIDNGLAILENEKIERHIMKSVPGGYNLFVQDKEVATLIENLYSKLKLMLVKKDENKNNSLLVHLKKINDHLAVRGTRFLTGDTMCCFDCELMPRLQHIRVAGKYFVDFDIPKHLTALWRYMYHMYQLDAFTQSCPADQDIINHYKLQQMLKMKKHEELETPTFTTSIPVDLNEQ; from the exons GTGACGACAGTGTGCATGCAGAAACCTCCACCGGATTTTCGTACCAACTTTGAGGCCACTCATCCTCCTATTCTCATAGACAATGGGCTCGCGATACTTGAGAATGAGAAGATTGAGCGACATATTATGAAGTCAGTGCCTGGTGGATACAATCTTTTTGTACAG GACAAAGAAGTGGCCACATTGATAGAAAATTTATATTCCAAGCTAAAATTGATGCTGGTGAAAAAGGATGAGAACAAAAATAACTCGCTGTTGgttcatttgaaaaaaattaacGATCATTTGGCGGTTAGAGGCACTCGCTTTCTCACTGGAGATACGATGTGCTGTTTCGATTGTGAACTTATGCCGCGACTGCAGCATATCAGAGTGGCCGGGAAATATTTTGTCGACTTCGATATTCCG AAACATTTAACGGCTTTGTGGCGGTACATGTACCATATGTATCAGCTAGATGCATTCACGCAGTCTTGTCCCGCCGATCAAGATATCATCAATCACTACAAACTGCAGCAG atgttgaaaatgaaaaagcaCGAAGAACTGGAGACTCCAACATTCACCACATCGATCCCTGTTGATTTGAACGAACAATAA